The genomic stretch tctagaaaacacactaaaaagtgctctcggattatttttattattggagatcagcgaggccagatatgctgagcgagctttagtgagggcatttctatactctataaggctgtccttccaggcagaatgaaacacttcaagcttggttgatcgccatttccgctctagttttcgtaatgtttgttttaaagtacgggtcttatcgttataccatggtgcgagctttttctgtcttatacttttatgtttaagtggtgctaccttttctaaagtagatcgacaggtattttctaggtagtcagttagtacatctaggtccattgggtctgatggagttggaactggggtcgatagttctggtaggttttctataaattgtagggcggtagatggttttattatacgccttgtagaatagcgagggttcttacatagattatggataaaacgtagctcatatgaaattaagtaatgatcggagattgctgaggattgcggtaagatattaattttgtcaatgttaagacctagtgtcagaactaagtctaaagtgtggctgcagtagtgtgtaggccctgttacattttgagtaataccaatagagtctaagattgaggtaaatgccttttttagtgggtcactttccttctcgaaatggatattgaaatgtcctacaattataactttatgattgcacaccgctaggtttgtagcaaaatcgctgaattctttcagaaattctaagtaaggccctggtggtctgtaaatgttgcataataaaaatgcgtccttttttgtgaccggatttgtaataatagtggagagaacctcaaaagaagaaaaggtgtcacattgtttaagactaatttctagggtattttggtaaattacacatactccacctcctttgcctgatattcttgggctatgtgcataattatagcctaggggggtggcttcatttagtgctaaatattcatttggtttaacccacgtttccgtgagacagaaaacattgaatttatgatcacttataatatcatttacgatgagtgcttttgagtttagcgatcttatgttgagtaacccaaattttagttctgaggtgttgctgctaggtgttgtgtatgatttaatattgattaggttgctgaaacaggctgattttgtttttctacttttacatttagttcgggggaaagacacagtctcaatacagttgaacctgggtgacgtctcaagacagttcgcagacggtcggtttagcctgtctgtctgcggcctggtcccggctctggattgtcagcagctatctacactactctgccgactaactaaaagactatgtgctatactgcaagaaagtaaggcagcaccctcccgcgtggggtggataccatccctacctataagaccaggcttgccctcaaaacgtaaccaattgtctataaagcccacttgattttcggaacaccacttggacatccagcagtttaacgcccaaagtctgctgtaagcttcgtcgccacgccgcattggtatgggaccagagcagattacggcatcggacatcgtctgggccagtttaatcacctctgtaatattacccttagttacctcagactgccgcagacgaatatcattggcccctacatgaatgactaccctcgaatatctcctattagctaacagtctaaggttgccactaatatccggcgctctggctcccgataaacagctaactgttactgccggcgcccctaaaggagtagctaatttcacgtgccgaacaatagagtctcctataaccagagcactcttaacaggctcctcagcgggtgcttcgctgagcggggcaaacctgtttgacacgcgaatcggaggagcgtggtgtcccggtgggctagctttggcctcagcgttagcatcagccttagctttccggctatgacgccgagacgtcacccattcaccccgctgtgagggctctaacgccggagtcgtgggggtgctaactctccctaaggcacccggagttgctaacactgaatctcgctgtttatccctcaacaataataagctccggatgcgcacttctagctggtccactttatccaccagagagctaactagctgacacttactacaaatacaaccactatatttatcgctagaggtggaaaagggcgttaaactaaacatgccacactctgaacaggcaaaacagccagtagtagccatggaattgcaggtacttaccgcttttagtgaattttagtaacttacaccaagaacgttactccagggtccggtggcagttttagtgcctctgtaatgaatattcctgcggagacaatctaaaagatagatctatggatggttagtaggttataaaaacagatataaatatagaaataacaatggaaacgattaaacaggaaaacccgagcgatcaaaacagcttccaaacgggtacagaaacagccaaacgggttgccagatctccacTCTCAAACCCcagtttatgttttaaattatttttgttgttttagggAATGATGAAATGGACAGTCACTGTTGTCCATCTGCTGCTAATTAGCAAATTGTCTTCCATTAGTGTAAAATGTTTACATGTCTGTTCCACTCTGTGCATTTTGTTTCACTTTGAGTCACCCCTAGTGTGAACCAAAACTGATCGAGCTGCGTTGTCCCCAATCCGTAGTATTGTTTGTTGTGGTTGCATATGCTTGCCCTTGTGCACTGTATGTGGTCtttgtgagctgctttatataGCAACTATTTTTGTTGCACTTTGTACAGTAAACTGTATATGTTTGAAATTCTACTATACAGATAATGCAaactatgatgatgatgatgatgatcattttatttttccactcaTAGGCCATGTCTCCGTCTGAGTTTTGGAGTGGAACAGGGTGTCATTTCGTCAGATTCCACAAATATtcttattcattaatttattcattcattatctgcaaccatttatgcagttcagggtcgcggtcggtccagagcccaccagcaatcattgggcgcaatgcagggacatacactggagggggcgtcagtccttcatagggcaacacgcactcacacattcactcacacacatctagggacacttttgagtcaccaatccacctaccaatgtgtgttgaaacccacacagggagaacacaccaaattccttccagacagccacccggagtgGGGCCTGAACGCACAATCCCAGGACCCCTGGTGCTGTGACACTGGCACTATCTGTTGTGCCACAATGCTGTCCTACATATtctcatataataataatataaataatatgataaaattcaaatacaaaaataaatctgtCTCAGCcctgggctgtgaagcagtgaaacTTTGTTTTCTGGCATGATACACCTCCATCTAGTACCTTTAGGACGATTTGAAGCCATGCTTGgtattcagaactaatcattcaatgCTAGAATTTGATCTCACTAAGTGGTTTATGATTGAGTGTCTTCAAAAGTTTCCTACACATATTAAAACTTCCCtgaagagcagaggctgtttTTGAAGGAAAGAGGAACAAACCCCGAAAGACAGGGTGAGGGATCCGctacaaacatttaactgtatACTTGTGAAGGAGGATGTGGTTGgcaagctctgtgtgtgtttgtgtgtgtgtctgtcacaTGAGGAAGTGTTAGATCCTCTTGTGATAAGCTCATACGTAAAGTGTCCTGAGTGAAGACTGCAGTATGTGTGTAGATTTTTTAAGGATGAACATCAACCCTGTTGTCTTCTGcattttcattatctgtatctcCCTCACAGCTGGTGagttttttacattatattttgatattataGTCATTTGTCCTGTATCTCGATGCTGGATTGGTAAAAGCACCAGGCTTGTAGTGTCCATTGGTCTttaatattgtatatttattttacagctgGAGGCAATGCTATTAGAACTGTAACTGGACACAGAGGACACTCAGTTCAGATTCACTGTCCCTATGAGTCTGGATATGAATCCTACACAAAGTATCTCTGCAGAGGGGAATGTTCTACTTTACCCTGGATTACTAAAGACATTCCTGTTGACTCTAAATCATCTAAAGATCAGAGATTCTCTCTGAAAGACGACACAGTGAACAGAGTCTTCAACATCACCATCACTGACCTGAGAACAGAGGATGCAGGAACGTACTGGTGTGGGATAGAGAGAGCTTTTCCATCAGCTGATGTCTACACACCGATTCTGTTACAAGTTAAAGGTGAGTCATTAACAATGTTTTGGagccatttttgtttgtttgtttgttaagtCCAGCAACTTACATTAAAAGTAATgttaatgtggctgaatgccatcaaatgttTACAGGGATTTTCCAACAAGTCTGTCCAGAAGACCATTAGATGCTGTTACATATGTTAGATGCTGTTCCAGTGAGAGGCAGAGGTTCAAACTCCAAATTGGAGGAAAAAGGAGGACTTGGCTTTAAGCGAGGGAATGCTTCACCAACTCTTGAACCAAGTTTGCTCAGCGTCATGAACAAATGTGGCACCAACTGAGCAAATTTGTTTTCAGTATCCAAACGCTGGTGATTTTAAAAGTTGCTTCTCAAGGTTGCACATTCAGGTTCTGCAGGGTGAAAGGTTTGCCCTCACTTAAGGGCCATATTCCTCAAGTttggaatttttaaataaaataaaacacccctgtgtaaatatTGCTTTCCATTGATCAACTTTCCTAAATTCCACAGAATTCCACACCACATATTCTCCTTCTACAGCTCAGACACATGCTACTCTTCCACCTACAGGTAAGTGAACTTATTTCAGTCTATATTCCTGGTTAATGTACTGAAGATGCAACTTATAATTATGTTGTCTTATCAATGTATtgatgagaaaaaaaagaagcagattCTGTTGCTAATTACAATTGCTAAAACCATTCTGATGAGTATACCCAGTAATAATGGGTCGATATATGATCAGTTCTGATCCTATTTTGATATACAACTGCTGATACTGATAAAAGTACGTCTTCGGATACTAGAGCTCTTTCTACATTAATATAATCACTATTGTTGTTGATTTTGTGTTTCTTGCATTGTGAGGCTGAATTAGAGCACACAACCCTTATTATTACCTGTGCATGTTCTAGTAAATCCAACAGCTAATGTTATACGCTCAATCAGGCCCTCTTTATACATATccagatatgttttttttttccacgaGTTTTTGAAGATATCATAATCTACAAGAGTCTGTTTTACAACCACACTGAGTTTTTAAAAATCTCCACCTTATACAGCATTTTCAAAAAGCATCAATTTCATTGACCAGCAGTGTAATTTCCATGTGAACAGGAGCCAACAAACAGATACAGCCACATTTACACAGGCTCACAGACCGTAGCCGTTTAAGCACAAGCTGGATCGATAAGTAGGTAGAGCATGTCCATTCAATATCTCATTAAGTGAATTATATTAATACATGATCTGATACAGATGAAGGCCTATCTCTAATACCCAGTAGATTTTACTTTCCTCATGTTCCTCCCATTAACTAAGAGCCCTCCAATTATAGAGTTGCTGAAGCTGGGTGGATGAGGACCACATGCTTCCTCCCTCAACCTTCACCCTCAACCCTCAACACACTTAGAGAACTCTAACTACTCAGATCTGCAAGGTCAACCAAAATAAGTCCACACTAGCTAGCTTTGTGCTGAGGGAGTGATGGAGATAGTGAGACTAATGGTGCTCTCCTGGACTCCTGACTATAAATCTAAATTAACTGCTGTCTCTGTTTTCCATATCTCAGAAATTTCTCATAGCAGTATGGTGGCCCAATCTACTACAGCACTTGCAGTCAATATCACAGAGCCTTCACTACCTCCTTCTCCAGGTATATATAGCTTTAGATAACACCACATGGCAAATAAATCAATCTTGAAAGTCTTTGACAGTGACAGATCAGTCATCTAATAATATTGTCATATATTAATATAGTCTATGGACTttattatatacacacaaggatttttttttagcgTGAACATTCACAGCAATAATGgcatgtatatgtatataataatcCAAATGTTGATATGGTACCACTTAagaataagactacatttataaagtttataaatggtctacaatttgtttattaatggttaataatttgtaaatgcattaaacacaattaataatcatatatataatacattgaAGGTGCAACCTGGTGTTTGTCGACATTAAGCCTCTCAttttcagcacatatttgttaataagtttaaccaATTAACAAACAAGTTTAATTAACTTACCTTTAATAGAATGTCTTTTTAGGCTCTGATAATAATGTGGGATGCACCATAACATATGCAATTACTTAATTCACAAGTCTCAACTTATTCTTAACCTCAATATTTTCAATAAGCAAGTTATTATAAGTTAAAATATTGGATGACAATATTCACTGTTACCCtttttatctctgtgttacaaatgattattaattacatttaaggattttacaacctaattaataactatgatttaaattattaataactaTGACTTAAAATTTTAGACCATTTATAAAACGTTATAAGTGTAGGTTATTTTAAAGGGGTACAACTGATAATAAATCATCAACACCAAATTAATGGATAACTGTCTACTGTGGTGTGGTAGATTCAGTGTATATATTAATACCATAGTTAGTTAGCTGAATATTCACCTAATCATTGGTGTTTTCCAATTCCACCTGTTAGCTATTAGCTAAGCACACACTATTACACATGAGGACATGCTTGTGCTCCCTCTGAGACTCTCCCTGCCAGAGTTGGCAAATCCATCCAGAAACCTCTCAAACATATGGCTGATGATTAAACGACTGCATTTCTCTGAAGCTACAAGTGAAGCTCCTTttaccttttattttattattaattttttatagcATTCTTCAGACACAGTAGTCTAGAGTGAATTATAATCTGAATCATGCTATAAGTGTCTGAGGCATTAAGAGTCTAGCCAGAGGGATCTTATCCATATGGTCTGTGGTGTTTGCCTGAGTAGATAATCAAATTTTCCACATGGAGGGTCATTTTCTCTGTTCACATGGAATTTATTATATTCCCCTCTTAGTTTCAAAATGATTTACAATAGAAAATGTAAGTGCAATGCTTTAAATTGCTCTGCTGTGTGTTATTACATTGTAAACATGTAGACATTAAAACCATCTCTGATTCCAGGTTTCATtgttctgtatgtgtgtgctgcACTGCTCATCTCTGGCATTATTGTCAGTGTTCTAGTCCTGTCCTGCAAGCGATGGGGAAATGTAACATTAACAGGTCATAAACATACACAtaactaaaaaaacacaaatcatactcAGAACCCATTCTCAACAACAATTAAAATCACTaccattttcatttcagatTCGCTGAGTTCAGTGACATCACAGAGGACCACCAGGAAACATGGGGTGAGGGAGTGATAACGAAAATATACAATGCATTTTTGATTAAGAATCATCATTGCCCTGAATGttgcaaaatatatttgttgtttgttttataggAAAGACCCATAGAAGCAAATGATCCACCTGGACCTCAACGCAATGTGATCCTCAATCCAACCTACCACAGTGCATATACCAGGCAATCAGACTCGGCCTATCAGGATGTAAACCTTGGTATTGCTCAACCAGATCCAGTCTATCAGAGTTTAAATACTAACTCCAGCACCAACATGTTGTATTCAGTCTATCAGAATGTAGACTTTAAAACTAGCCAATCAGATTCAGTTTACCTCACGCTAAAACCCTAAACCAACCTGTAAGATTCAGTGTACATGAGACACTAAACCTCTAAATCAACTACATAGATTCAGTCTACCTGACTTTAAACCAACCAATTAGATTCAGGCTGActctaaaatcttaaaaccACTGATCAGATTCAGTGTAACTGACACTAAATCTCTAAATCAACAAATTTTAATTGTACAAAAGAGTGTAAACCCAACTCCAACCAATCTGACTGTAACTAATCAGAGTGTATTtcccaacaataagctgtaacaTGTTGAATTCTATTTGTTTCTCactttcttactttttttttgcataaaccATTTCTTCTGAGGAACATTTAAATGTTCACCTCACTGCTGCTGTAATGGTCAAAACTCCCTACATTGTATTCAGCCTCACCACGTGTGAGGTTTATCTCAGATCTGGGTTTTAGAAGCGCAGTCCTCCATGCTGACACATGACCTGAAAGTAGATAGGAAGTAACTCTTTTCCTCTCTACACGTTCAGTCCCACAGGCAGTTGCGTAGAATAAACAGCCAGATGTtcatattgttgttgttgttgttgttgttgttgtaattgttttgaaaataaaagacAGTATTCTTATGCTACCCacattttttcagtttcattttatatgacaaatatgaaaatattgtatttttatacagtgacacagagacagtgtaggtgtgagtgagtggatatAATTAAATTTTTACTAATTTATTATGTGAATGattatgtgaatgagtgagagaatgagtgcatgactgaatgaatgtgtgactgacttgaaagtatgtgagtgactgtgcatATAAGTAAGCCAGTGTGT from Hoplias malabaricus isolate fHopMal1 chromosome 2, fHopMal1.hap1, whole genome shotgun sequence encodes the following:
- the LOC136686687 gene encoding uncharacterized protein; this encodes MATTGCFACSECGMFSLTPFSTSSDKYSGCICSKCQLVSSLVDKVDQLEVRIRSLLLLRDKQRDSVLATPGALGRVSTPTTPALEPSQRGEWVTSRRHSRKAKADANAEAKASPPGHHAPPIRVSNRFAPLSEAPAEEPVKSALVIGDSIVRHVKLATPLGAPAVTVSCLSGARAPDISGNLRLLANRRYSRVVIHVGANDIRLRQSEVTKGNITEVIKLAQTMSDAVICSGPIPMRRGDEAYSRLWALNCWMSKWCSENQVGFIDNWLRFEGKPGLIGRDGIHPTREGAALLSCSIAHSLLVSRQSSVDSC
- the LOC136686688 gene encoding CMRF35-like molecule 5 isoform X1, whose amino-acid sequence is MNINPVVFCIFIICISLTAAGGNAIRTVTGHRGHSVQIHCPYESGYESYTKYLCRGECSTLPWITKDIPVDSKSSKDQRFSLKDDTVNRVFNITITDLRTEDAGTYWCGIERAFPSADVYTPILLQVKEFHTTYSPSTAQTHATLPPTEISHSSMVAQSTTALAVNITEPSLPPSPGFIVLYVCAALLISGIIVSVLVLSCKRWGNVTLTDSLSSVTSQRTTRKHGERPIEANDPPGPQRNVILNPTYHSAYTRQSDSAYQDVNLGIAQPDPVYQSLNTNSSTNMLYSVYQNVDFKTSQSDSVYLTLKP
- the LOC136686688 gene encoding CMRF35-like molecule 7 isoform X2, with protein sequence MNINPVVFCIFIICISLTAAGGNAIRTVTGHRGHSVQIHCPYESGYESYTKYLCRGECSTLPWITKDIPVDSKSSKDQRFSLKDDTVNRVFNITITDLRTEDAGTYWCGIERAFPSADVYTPILLQVKEFHTTYSPSTAQTHATLPPTGFIVLYVCAALLISGIIVSVLVLSCKRWGNVTLTDSLSSVTSQRTTRKHGERPIEANDPPGPQRNVILNPTYHSAYTRQSDSAYQDVNLGIAQPDPVYQSLNTNSSTNMLYSVYQNVDFKTSQSDSVYLTLKP